In a genomic window of Halodesulfovibrio aestuarii DSM 17919 = ATCC 29578:
- a CDS encoding tetratricopeptide repeat protein, whose amino-acid sequence MPHLSNLLNKLPMFQESRMVASGYGMWISWNGELNPAVVQTLQDYGGLQVEVDRDQALWFFFSPDVFLAAARLSVWAKFNTLQLYAQLFPAKLLFSPKREISCSVEPSLMAQSVIVPDTCQIFVHPKIRGEGRGLPGLTFKPEGTRSGLASVEWASLMVDPRLPYQSSLGWYGVIKPLGNSMEKNFLEGWRQYALEIKKLFERLKIKFLVQDSYLVFQLENLQMLRQWTREHLVLVDNLKADNREAYWPAVVAVTNKRGLNFNPDLPKKMALDWNQLVPDFPHMSFRSGYLLGRSFEVHDVNFSLDASSVDDWCKVTRAANHSEESGMLPVQISKHLIAGSHDHCFYCGMRSHPSHQCPTRFLTQLTSKVWNELAKLNFEEFNKAFEVIESKVNVEDPSTLNDIQTSKGHEGTLLNAVYGVNQISQLRMMQHMWVCRGKDFAKGLDEVVPRDDNPVWSALSYVLAGDLLVADKELTNLSIRAPRDARPRMLAGFVAMERGDYHKAMMMWKEAEILSGPMLKQAYCVFLQARLLEFTSQFQQASELYSRVLRMCPTMQDAQYRKSVCQVKIGFAEQAMSSLISLVEQTPHYFNRVLIDPEMERGHIQVLSALYAPWVEAESHVEKAVEKLEGLKKEVHEWFDEGSPFFAKCMKRIERMTAASDIKNYVSFMVILHGCRSLSKELDRYITKEANELKKKFQEQRERLNYIREEAAWFPFPRALVEFNKNYNVCAANIKWALNTHFQVADIFKKAQAVAETEEKRLEKLENRLKFLKVVRDSTLFMLIMSRTFFWVEVTFMCIVVVALPLSMFYGEQTGMEWATGLLFKEKWDIQKQLILGFSIFAIIVACIRTVIVFDKVREKYFNKARGVA is encoded by the coding sequence ATGCCTCATTTATCAAACTTGCTCAACAAACTTCCGATGTTCCAGGAATCACGAATGGTAGCCTCCGGCTACGGAATGTGGATCAGCTGGAATGGAGAACTCAATCCGGCAGTCGTGCAGACATTGCAAGACTACGGAGGATTGCAGGTAGAAGTTGATAGAGATCAAGCGTTATGGTTCTTTTTTAGTCCTGATGTATTTTTGGCGGCAGCCAGATTAAGTGTTTGGGCTAAATTTAATACCTTGCAGCTTTACGCCCAGCTGTTTCCGGCAAAACTGCTGTTCAGCCCTAAGCGTGAAATTTCGTGTTCTGTTGAGCCATCATTAATGGCGCAGTCAGTTATCGTCCCTGACACTTGTCAGATTTTTGTGCATCCCAAGATCCGTGGTGAAGGGAGAGGTCTTCCGGGACTGACCTTTAAGCCGGAAGGTACGCGCTCCGGTCTGGCTTCTGTTGAATGGGCATCCTTGATGGTTGACCCGCGCCTTCCGTATCAGTCTTCACTGGGGTGGTATGGCGTCATTAAGCCGCTTGGCAATTCTATGGAAAAGAATTTTCTTGAAGGCTGGCGTCAATACGCTCTTGAAATAAAAAAGCTTTTTGAAAGACTGAAAATTAAATTTCTTGTTCAGGATAGCTACTTAGTTTTTCAATTGGAAAACTTGCAGATGCTTCGTCAGTGGACACGCGAACATCTGGTGCTTGTGGATAATCTTAAGGCGGACAACCGTGAGGCATACTGGCCTGCCGTTGTAGCCGTGACGAATAAGCGCGGGTTGAATTTTAACCCTGATTTGCCGAAGAAAATGGCGCTGGACTGGAATCAGCTGGTTCCGGATTTTCCACATATGAGCTTTCGTTCCGGTTACTTGCTCGGACGTTCTTTTGAAGTGCATGACGTTAACTTCTCATTGGATGCAAGCAGTGTTGATGATTGGTGTAAAGTAACACGCGCCGCTAATCATTCTGAAGAAAGCGGCATGCTTCCGGTGCAGATTTCCAAACACCTTATTGCCGGTAGTCACGACCATTGTTTCTATTGCGGCATGCGTTCGCATCCTTCTCATCAGTGTCCGACTCGTTTTTTGACTCAATTAACTTCAAAGGTATGGAATGAGCTTGCAAAGTTAAATTTTGAGGAGTTTAACAAAGCTTTTGAAGTTATTGAGTCAAAGGTAAATGTCGAGGATCCCTCAACGCTGAATGACATCCAGACCTCAAAAGGACATGAGGGCACTCTGCTGAATGCAGTTTATGGTGTGAACCAGATTTCGCAGTTGCGTATGATGCAGCATATGTGGGTTTGCCGTGGCAAAGATTTTGCGAAAGGGCTGGACGAAGTTGTGCCACGTGATGACAACCCTGTCTGGAGTGCTCTTTCTTATGTGCTTGCCGGTGATTTGCTTGTGGCGGACAAGGAGCTTACAAACTTGTCTATTCGCGCTCCGCGTGATGCAAGGCCGCGAATGCTTGCCGGTTTTGTCGCCATGGAGCGGGGTGACTACCATAAGGCCATGATGATGTGGAAAGAGGCTGAGATTCTTTCCGGCCCGATGCTGAAGCAGGCGTACTGCGTCTTTTTACAGGCGCGTTTGCTTGAGTTTACGTCTCAGTTCCAGCAAGCCTCTGAACTGTATAGCCGAGTGCTGCGTATGTGCCCTACAATGCAAGATGCACAGTACCGCAAATCTGTGTGTCAGGTTAAAATCGGATTTGCAGAGCAGGCGATGTCTTCCCTGATTTCTCTTGTGGAGCAAACTCCTCACTACTTTAACAGAGTGCTTATTGATCCGGAAATGGAGCGCGGACACATTCAGGTTTTATCAGCGTTGTATGCACCCTGGGTAGAAGCGGAAAGTCATGTGGAAAAGGCTGTTGAAAAGCTGGAAGGACTGAAAAAAGAAGTTCATGAGTGGTTTGATGAAGGGAGTCCATTTTTTGCAAAGTGCATGAAGCGGATTGAAAGGATGACCGCAGCCAGTGATATCAAAAACTATGTATCGTTCATGGTTATCCTTCATGGCTGCAGGAGTCTTTCAAAAGAGCTGGACAGGTATATTACAAAAGAAGCAAATGAACTTAAAAAGAAATTTCAGGAACAAAGAGAACGCCTGAATTATATTCGGGAAGAAGCTGCATGGTTCCCGTTCCCGCGGGCGCTTGTCGAGTTCAATAAGAATTATAATGTGTGCGCCGCTAATATTAAGTGGGCATTAAATACCCATTTCCAAGTTGCAGATATTTTTAAGAAAGCTCAGGCTGTTGCAGAAACAGAAGAAAAGCGCCTTGAAAAGCTTGAAAATCGTTTGAAGTTTTTAAAGGTAGTTCGAGACTCAACGTTATTTATGCTGATTATGTCTCGTACGTTTTTCTGGGTTGAAGTGACTTTTATGTGTATTGTTGTTGTCGCATTACCGCTTTCAATGTTCTATGGCGAACAGACGGGCATGGAATGGGCAACAGGTCTGTTGTTTAAAGAGAAATGGGATATCCAGAAACAGCTTATTTTAGGTTTTTCAATCTTTGCCATTATAGTGGCGTGCATCCGCACTGTCATAGTGTTTGATAAGGTTCGGGAAAAATACTTTAATAAGGCGCGTGGCGTTGCGTGA
- the treS gene encoding maltose alpha-D-glucosyltransferase has product MTKKKVSDADNATWYKDAIIYELHIKSFNDSTGSGKGDIKGVIEKLDYLQELGITAVWLLPFYPSPLRDDGYDIQDYMNVNPDYGTIQDLKKLIREAHKRNLKIIIELVLNHTSDQHEWFKRARLAPAGSVHRDFYVWSDTPDKYKEARIIFKDFEPSNWSWDPLAKAYYWHRFYHHQPDLNYENPQVHKAMFKVFDFWFRMGVDGVRLDAVPYLYEKEGTNCENLPDTFAFLKKLRSRLDSRYAGRMLLAEANQWPEDASEYFGDGDACHMSFHFPLMPRMFMALEMEDRYPILDILEQTPTIPENAQWAIFLRNHDELTLEMVTDEERDYMYRMYARDPKSRINLGIRRRLAPLLGNDRRKIELMNVLLFSMPGTPVLYYGDEICMGDNYYLGDRDGVRTPMQWSADRNAGFSRSNPQSLYLPVIIDPEYHYEAVNVETAQSNKSSLFWWMKDMIAMRKKHSAFARGEISFLMPDNHRVLAFIRTYGDETILIVCNLSRFPQAASLDLTGFEGCEPVELMSHTKFPMVRIAMYELTLNPHGYFMFALQRNVAEVVARSEEIPAIVSSSTVNMFDAEFRRGLEGVLPAYFIRRNKLLTSKAILREISIREAIPFGSEMQQCWLLVVEVRFMQQPSELYTLFVSKLEGVVAADLITVRTPELICTIEGGIDNSVLVEGFIEGWSCDSFIQLYKQVKSVSGRNGVFSVVQDRRRLPVFHNCVGWWIDFPESSAVVCGNDLFFRMYRRLSDGINPDAEMLEHLSVTCDFPNVPRYFGAVKYVCERGDEHYVGAYSQYTHCESDLRQMVLDSITRFYEGRLALDSTVEKSPAELDADVFEIAFERPDLNNAEVLTDADITVFTLLGKRLGEMHLALARPKTGKDFVPEPYSKLYARSVYQSVQSVVKRTMDRLKRNRGGLHSDIIPHVDLLLERKHAMLDDVKEFLEYQYDCHKIRLHGNLYLRRVFYTGKDFLFVNFEGHKYRSFTARRLKDSALRDVVDLLDSLQNTALEVLHHTSVIRPEDKNKLERWAEVWRRNAGGVLLRSYAETVEGSKLLPRDPSALRCMLDVFCLQRKFIDLRYFESMNPVDFEVVVKSALNIHCPQSRTACDRN; this is encoded by the coding sequence ATGACGAAAAAAAAAGTTTCAGACGCCGACAATGCTACGTGGTACAAGGATGCGATTATTTATGAATTACATATTAAATCGTTTAACGATTCCACAGGGAGTGGCAAAGGGGATATTAAAGGCGTAATTGAAAAGCTTGATTACTTGCAGGAGCTGGGCATTACTGCCGTGTGGCTGCTGCCGTTTTATCCGTCGCCGCTGCGGGACGACGGGTATGATATTCAGGATTATATGAATGTTAATCCTGACTATGGGACAATTCAGGATTTAAAAAAGCTTATCCGCGAGGCACATAAGCGTAATTTAAAAATTATTATTGAGCTTGTGTTAAATCATACTTCAGACCAGCATGAATGGTTTAAGCGTGCGCGTCTTGCCCCTGCCGGTTCTGTGCATAGAGATTTTTACGTCTGGAGCGATACGCCGGATAAATACAAAGAAGCACGAATTATTTTTAAAGATTTCGAGCCGTCCAACTGGAGTTGGGACCCTCTTGCAAAGGCGTACTACTGGCACCGCTTTTACCATCATCAGCCGGATTTGAACTATGAGAATCCGCAGGTGCATAAGGCGATGTTCAAGGTGTTTGATTTCTGGTTCAGGATGGGGGTGGATGGCGTACGGCTGGATGCGGTACCATATCTATATGAAAAAGAAGGAACGAATTGTGAAAATCTTCCTGACACATTTGCTTTTCTAAAAAAACTCCGTTCGCGACTTGATAGCAGGTACGCAGGGCGTATGCTGCTTGCTGAAGCAAACCAGTGGCCGGAAGATGCCTCTGAATATTTTGGCGACGGCGATGCTTGTCACATGTCTTTTCATTTCCCACTGATGCCGCGGATGTTTATGGCACTCGAGATGGAAGACAGGTACCCGATTCTCGATATTCTGGAACAGACTCCGACTATTCCTGAAAATGCACAGTGGGCGATTTTTTTACGTAACCATGATGAGTTGACGCTTGAGATGGTTACGGATGAAGAACGGGACTATATGTATAGAATGTACGCCCGTGACCCTAAGAGCCGAATTAATTTAGGCATCCGGCGCAGACTTGCTCCATTGCTTGGCAATGACCGGCGTAAGATAGAATTGATGAACGTCTTGCTGTTTTCTATGCCGGGCACTCCGGTACTGTATTATGGTGATGAAATATGTATGGGAGATAACTACTATCTTGGTGACAGGGACGGAGTTCGTACGCCGATGCAGTGGAGCGCTGACAGAAATGCAGGATTTTCCCGGTCAAACCCTCAGAGCTTATATCTCCCTGTTATTATTGATCCTGAATATCACTATGAAGCTGTAAATGTGGAAACGGCGCAGAGTAACAAATCGTCTCTGTTCTGGTGGATGAAAGATATGATTGCGATGCGTAAGAAGCATTCTGCCTTTGCACGGGGTGAAATATCGTTTCTTATGCCGGACAACCACAGGGTATTGGCATTTATTCGTACGTATGGCGACGAAACTATTTTAATCGTCTGTAACTTATCACGTTTCCCGCAAGCTGCCTCGCTGGATTTGACAGGCTTCGAAGGGTGTGAACCTGTCGAACTTATGTCGCATACCAAGTTTCCTATGGTTCGAATAGCTATGTACGAGTTGACTCTTAACCCGCATGGCTACTTTATGTTTGCACTGCAGCGGAATGTTGCTGAAGTGGTAGCCCGTTCTGAAGAAATACCGGCGATTGTTTCTTCTTCTACCGTTAATATGTTTGATGCTGAGTTTAGACGCGGGTTGGAAGGTGTGCTTCCGGCTTACTTCATACGCCGTAATAAGCTGCTGACAAGCAAAGCAATATTGCGGGAGATATCAATTCGCGAGGCTATACCGTTTGGTAGCGAAATGCAGCAGTGCTGGCTTCTTGTGGTTGAAGTCCGCTTCATGCAACAACCGTCAGAATTATATACGTTGTTTGTAAGTAAGCTGGAGGGAGTCGTTGCTGCGGATTTAATAACAGTACGCACTCCTGAATTGATTTGCACAATTGAAGGTGGAATAGATAACTCTGTTCTGGTCGAAGGCTTTATTGAAGGCTGGAGTTGTGATTCTTTTATCCAACTGTATAAGCAGGTGAAATCTGTTTCCGGCAGAAATGGTGTATTTTCCGTTGTTCAAGACAGACGCAGACTTCCGGTTTTTCATAATTGTGTTGGCTGGTGGATAGATTTTCCTGAATCAAGTGCTGTTGTCTGCGGTAATGACCTGTTTTTCCGTATGTACCGCAGGCTGAGTGACGGTATTAATCCGGATGCTGAGATGTTGGAGCATCTGTCTGTAACGTGTGATTTTCCTAATGTTCCCCGCTATTTTGGTGCTGTTAAGTATGTTTGTGAACGTGGAGACGAGCACTATGTAGGGGCATATAGCCAATATACACATTGTGAATCCGACTTACGGCAGATGGTTCTTGATAGTATTACACGCTTCTATGAGGGAAGACTTGCTCTTGATAGTACTGTTGAAAAATCACCTGCGGAACTTGATGCAGATGTTTTTGAAATTGCCTTCGAACGGCCTGATTTAAATAATGCAGAAGTGTTAACAGATGCAGATATTACAGTCTTTACGCTGTTGGGAAAACGGCTGGGAGAAATGCATCTTGCTTTGGCCCGACCTAAAACGGGCAAGGATTTTGTTCCGGAACCTTACTCGAAGTTGTATGCTCGTTCTGTGTATCAGAGTGTACAGAGTGTCGTGAAACGCACTATGGACAGACTGAAGCGGAACAGGGGGGGATTGCATAGTGACATTATTCCACATGTTGATTTGTTACTGGAACGTAAGCATGCGATGTTGGATGATGTGAAGGAATTTCTTGAATATCAGTACGACTGTCATAAAATTAGATTGCATGGCAACCTGTACCTTCGCAGGGTATTTTATACCGGGAAAGATTTTCTTTTCGTCAATTTTGAAGGGCATAAATATCGTTCATTTACTGCACGTAGATTAAAAGACAGTGCCTTGCGTGACGTTGTAGACTTGCTGGATTCATTGCAGAATACGGCATTAGAAGTGTTGCATCACACTTCTGTTATTCGCCCTGAGGATAAGAATAAACTTGAAAGATGGGCTGAAGTATGGCGCAGAAATGCAGGCGGGGTGCTCCTTCGCAGCTACGCTGAGACAGTTGAGGGCAGCAAGCTGCTTCCACGGGATCCTTCTGCTTTGCGCTGTATGCTGGATGTTTTTTGTCTGCAAAGAAAATTTATTGATCTTAGGTACTTTGAGTCAATGAATCCGGTAGATTTTGAAGTTGTAGTAAAAAGCGCTTTGAATATTCATTGCCCGCAATCCCGAACTGCCTGTGATCGGAACTAG
- a CDS encoding molybdenum cofactor biosynthesis protein MoaE, translating into MDITRTLAELKKDPGFAENVGMTLIHNGTVRGWSRKDRREVKAIRIRHDYEKIESIRKELEQSEGIYRIITEAYEGDFKPGDDVMYLIVAGDIRENVKATLAELLDRIKSEAVTKEEIFA; encoded by the coding sequence ATGGACATTACCAGAACTCTGGCTGAACTGAAAAAAGACCCGGGTTTTGCCGAAAATGTCGGCATGACACTTATTCATAACGGCACAGTGCGTGGTTGGTCTCGCAAGGACCGACGAGAAGTTAAAGCTATTCGCATCCGTCATGATTACGAAAAAATTGAAAGCATTCGCAAAGAGCTTGAACAAAGCGAAGGTATTTACCGCATTATTACCGAAGCATATGAAGGAGACTTCAAGCCCGGTGACGATGTGATGTACCTTATTGTTGCAGGTGACATTCGTGAAAATGTAAAAGCAACTCTTGCTGAACTGCTTGACAGAATCAAGTCTGAAGCGGTCACTAAAGAAGAAATTTTTGCCTAA
- a CDS encoding sodium-dependent transporter, whose translation MTSPVNNREGFATALGVLTATLGSAVGLGNIWKFPYMTGEGGGAAFLIVYLLATLVVGLPVMIGEIMLGRKARKNAIGTWHKIAPGSPWFIVGCGGVLAAFCIMAFYTDVAGWVFAFVVKAASGQLNGLDKSIGEAAFGSMVSDPVGALAWQWFVLALVALILIAGVAKGIEKTTKILMPVLFLMLCAICVRSLMLPKAGEGLAFLFAPDFSKVTVAVVLNAMGLAFFKLSLGMGTMMTYGSYFLEEADIPKTTLRVMLADLTVSMLAGIAIFPAVFNYGLTPTAGPGLLFMTMPAVFSALPAGQLFMTLFFVLTSVATIGAMCSLFEVPVAFLIEAIPACNRKTATIIVALGIGLCGVPATLSFNVLSDVTVFGKNFFDMYDFLSSNILLPCGGAFICLFVGWVWGWERSKECLTNGGTLTNEGILKMWFFLVKWITPILVFIVLLKGLGAF comes from the coding sequence ATGACGTCTCCTGTGAACAATCGTGAAGGATTCGCCACTGCTCTTGGTGTCCTTACCGCGACATTGGGATCGGCTGTTGGACTAGGTAACATTTGGAAATTTCCGTACATGACAGGTGAGGGCGGTGGTGCTGCCTTTCTTATAGTATATTTGCTTGCCACTCTCGTTGTTGGCCTTCCTGTAATGATCGGCGAAATTATGCTCGGCCGTAAGGCGCGTAAAAACGCAATTGGTACATGGCATAAAATTGCTCCCGGCTCCCCGTGGTTTATTGTCGGGTGTGGCGGTGTTTTGGCTGCGTTCTGTATTATGGCTTTCTACACAGACGTGGCAGGCTGGGTTTTTGCCTTTGTAGTTAAGGCGGCATCCGGTCAGCTTAACGGCCTTGATAAATCTATCGGCGAAGCTGCTTTCGGCTCTATGGTATCAGATCCGGTAGGTGCTTTGGCATGGCAGTGGTTTGTCCTTGCCCTTGTTGCTCTTATCCTTATCGCAGGTGTAGCAAAAGGAATTGAAAAAACCACTAAAATTCTTATGCCTGTTTTGTTCCTTATGCTGTGCGCAATCTGCGTACGTTCCCTAATGCTGCCAAAAGCCGGTGAGGGACTTGCGTTCCTGTTTGCTCCGGATTTCTCCAAAGTAACAGTGGCTGTAGTACTTAATGCTATGGGACTTGCTTTCTTTAAGCTTTCTCTTGGTATGGGTACTATGATGACCTATGGCAGCTATTTCCTTGAAGAAGCAGATATTCCTAAAACAACTCTGCGTGTAATGCTCGCTGACCTTACCGTATCTATGCTTGCAGGTATTGCTATTTTCCCTGCCGTATTTAACTACGGTCTGACGCCTACCGCTGGTCCCGGTCTGCTCTTCATGACTATGCCTGCAGTGTTCAGCGCACTTCCTGCCGGTCAGCTTTTTATGACCCTGTTCTTCGTGCTCACCTCCGTAGCTACCATCGGTGCTATGTGTTCCCTGTTTGAAGTGCCTGTTGCATTCCTTATTGAAGCCATCCCGGCCTGTAACCGTAAGACAGCAACTATTATTGTTGCTCTCGGTATCGGACTGTGTGGTGTACCGGCAACATTGTCGTTCAACGTGCTTTCAGATGTGACAGTCTTCGGTAAAAACTTTTTTGACATGTACGACTTCCTCAGCTCTAACATTCTCCTTCCTTGTGGCGGTGCATTTATCTGTCTGTTCGTAGGTTGGGTCTGGGGTTGGGAACGTTCTAAAGAATGCCTTACTAACGGTGGTACACTCACCAACGAAGGCATTTTGAAAATGTGGTTCTTCCTCGTTAAGTGGATTACCCCAATCCTTGTGTTTATCGTGCTTCTTAAAGGTCTTGGCGCATTCTAA
- a CDS encoding DUF814 domain-containing protein: protein MEKVTKQYDAVALLSGGLDSLLAVKVIQDQGLRVKGLHFVTPFFGKPHLVRRWEKLYGMEIDAVDVSEEFVRMMVERPVHGFGKTLNPCVDCKILMLRKAHELMGKYGAKFIISGEVIGQRPMSQRRDTLNVIKRDADVQSVLLRPLCALCLSPTPMEESGLVQRDKLLGLSGRGRKEQLRLAEHYGFTEIPSPGGGCNLTERENGRRYWPVLKFSPTPSVADFKLSNIGRQYWSGAHWMAVGRNQMDNESLLKIKLDTDLVFKVVDYPGPISIGRQFEGAPWSEEAIADAAAWAASYSPKAKKAGVPIEVSVVTISKENEVERILTVTPTRETPMGWAEWLWPDAKEEIRDEARARAK, encoded by the coding sequence ATGGAAAAGGTAACGAAGCAATATGACGCCGTGGCACTATTGTCCGGCGGACTGGATTCTCTGCTCGCTGTAAAGGTTATACAGGATCAGGGGCTTAGGGTAAAAGGGTTGCATTTTGTAACCCCATTTTTTGGTAAACCGCACTTAGTGCGTCGCTGGGAAAAATTATACGGAATGGAAATCGACGCTGTTGATGTGTCGGAAGAGTTTGTCCGTATGATGGTGGAACGCCCAGTACACGGGTTTGGTAAAACATTGAACCCCTGTGTTGACTGCAAAATCCTCATGCTCAGAAAAGCTCATGAACTGATGGGGAAATACGGTGCCAAGTTTATTATCTCCGGTGAGGTTATCGGGCAGCGTCCGATGTCGCAGCGCAGAGATACTCTTAATGTAATTAAGCGTGATGCAGACGTGCAGTCCGTACTGCTTCGTCCTTTATGCGCCCTGTGCCTGAGTCCTACTCCGATGGAAGAATCGGGACTTGTTCAGCGTGATAAGCTGCTTGGTCTATCCGGCCGTGGCCGCAAGGAACAATTAAGGCTTGCAGAACATTATGGATTTACAGAAATACCTTCTCCGGGGGGCGGCTGTAATCTGACAGAGCGTGAAAACGGACGCCGTTACTGGCCTGTCCTTAAGTTTTCCCCAACGCCATCCGTTGCAGACTTTAAGTTGTCAAATATAGGGCGTCAGTACTGGTCCGGTGCACATTGGATGGCTGTCGGCAGAAACCAGATGGACAACGAGTCACTTCTTAAGATAAAGTTAGATACAGACCTCGTTTTTAAAGTCGTGGACTATCCGGGGCCAATCTCCATCGGCCGCCAGTTTGAAGGCGCTCCTTGGTCTGAAGAAGCAATTGCGGATGCAGCAGCATGGGCAGCTTCTTATTCTCCAAAAGCAAAAAAAGCTGGTGTTCCAATTGAAGTGAGTGTAGTAACTATAAGTAAGGAGAACGAAGTAGAACGTATCCTTACTGTTACTCCAACGCGAGAAACACCAATGGGCTGGGCTGAATGGCTTTGGCCTGATGCAAAAGAAGAAATACGCGACGAGGCTCGTGCCCGCGCGAAATAA
- the dksA gene encoding RNA polymerase-binding protein DksA has product MEQKDLDHFRALLNKMLEEAQQKGDATLDDMTDNNEMFADPADRATAESDRAFTLRIRDRERKLIKKIRSAITRLDEGSFGICDECGEDIGIARLEARPVTKLCINCKSKQEEDERQRAD; this is encoded by the coding sequence ATGGAACAGAAAGATCTTGATCATTTCCGTGCACTTCTGAATAAGATGCTCGAAGAGGCTCAGCAGAAGGGCGATGCGACCCTTGATGATATGACTGACAACAATGAAATGTTTGCAGATCCTGCAGACCGTGCCACCGCTGAATCTGACCGCGCGTTTACATTACGTATCCGTGACCGCGAGCGTAAGCTTATTAAGAAAATTCGTTCTGCCATTACTCGTCTTGATGAAGGTTCTTTTGGCATTTGTGATGAATGTGGCGAAGATATCGGCATTGCACGCTTGGAAGCACGTCCTGTTACGAAGCTATGCATTAACTGCAAAAGCAAGCAGGAAGAGGACGAGCGCCAGCGCGCTGACTAG
- a CDS encoding NFACT RNA binding domain-containing protein, translated as MEAHFFRRLCVELAVHLTGARIEKFFQPASDTTTIVIHRAGRKQNLLLQAGRRFPLLFLSDKRPVNPDTPSAKSMWLRKYAAGKRLGTPVVDWCNRRIAFPLTTTPVTWLVLDLCNGVFITKEEPEWSGYEPVWCEPEDLPHVLASSEVWSSYPQLTPPLRKTLSALIHDDPMDAQALFVDLEYGYGSVATQEDLAELGEVYLYFKDGKPADAYVWPLPEAVRGKREEKTVASAMEAATAVGEMRLFAELAQAEASTSAKPVVAALKRTKKTLARLDQEKARLERMIAGQQHAVLLQACLWQLDADRKLSSISLTVPEGIDGLTAGDKCTITLDPRKTIRENMAYLFKQAARGKRGMDMLAERRQVLEMQYSRLQRGEGEVPKSQTEQKLTGGALKRQQKRQAKDKFIQRFRSSDGFLMLRGRNAQGNHELLNRVSSYDLWFHAEDGPSAHLVLHLDYPDQQVPEQTLQEAAILVGVKSWQREDEQARIMFARVKNVRKIKGAAAGTVHAESEGSLLVKLRPELEETLRSGL; from the coding sequence ATGGAAGCACATTTTTTTCGGCGGTTGTGCGTAGAACTTGCTGTGCACCTTACTGGTGCCCGTATTGAAAAGTTTTTTCAGCCAGCCTCCGATACCACTACAATAGTAATTCACCGCGCCGGCCGGAAGCAGAATCTTCTGCTTCAGGCCGGTCGCCGTTTCCCCCTCCTTTTTCTCAGTGACAAGCGTCCTGTAAATCCCGATACCCCCTCTGCAAAATCAATGTGGCTGCGAAAGTATGCAGCCGGTAAACGTCTGGGTACTCCCGTTGTGGACTGGTGTAACCGCCGTATTGCTTTTCCGCTTACAACAACCCCTGTAACGTGGCTTGTGCTTGATTTGTGTAATGGTGTCTTCATTACAAAAGAAGAGCCGGAATGGTCAGGTTATGAGCCTGTATGGTGTGAACCTGAAGACTTGCCGCATGTATTGGCAAGCAGTGAGGTGTGGAGCAGCTATCCGCAATTGACACCTCCGTTACGGAAGACACTTTCAGCGTTGATTCATGATGATCCTATGGACGCGCAGGCATTGTTTGTTGATTTGGAGTATGGATACGGTTCTGTAGCGACGCAGGAAGATCTGGCTGAGCTTGGAGAGGTTTATCTTTACTTCAAGGATGGCAAGCCTGCTGATGCATATGTCTGGCCATTGCCGGAGGCTGTTCGCGGTAAGCGTGAAGAGAAAACTGTAGCCTCTGCCATGGAGGCAGCCACAGCCGTGGGTGAAATGCGTCTGTTTGCAGAATTGGCACAGGCTGAAGCCTCAACCTCTGCAAAGCCTGTGGTTGCTGCGCTAAAGCGTACTAAGAAAACGCTTGCCCGATTGGATCAGGAAAAGGCCCGTCTTGAACGCATGATTGCAGGGCAGCAGCATGCAGTGCTGTTGCAGGCGTGCCTGTGGCAGCTTGATGCAGACCGTAAGCTTTCCTCTATCAGCCTGACAGTACCGGAAGGTATTGACGGTTTGACCGCTGGTGACAAGTGCACCATTACCCTTGATCCGCGTAAGACTATCCGTGAAAATATGGCATACCTCTTTAAGCAGGCAGCCCGTGGAAAACGCGGTATGGATATGCTTGCGGAACGAAGGCAGGTGCTGGAAATGCAGTATTCACGTTTGCAGCGCGGCGAAGGTGAAGTGCCGAAGTCTCAGACAGAGCAGAAGCTCACAGGCGGTGCGCTGAAACGCCAGCAGAAACGGCAGGCGAAGGATAAGTTCATCCAGCGTTTCAGAAGCTCAGATGGTTTTCTGATGCTCCGCGGGCGTAATGCACAGGGGAATCATGAACTTCTGAACAGAGTCTCATCCTATGATCTGTGGTTTCATGCGGAAGACGGTCCGAGTGCACACCTTGTGCTCCATTTGGACTATCCGGACCAGCAGGTTCCTGAGCAGACTTTGCAAGAGGCTGCGATTCTTGTCGGTGTAAAAAGCTGGCAGCGGGAAGATGAACAGGCGCGCATTATGTTTGCCCGTGTAAAGAACGTCCGTAAAATAAAAGGCGCTGCTGCCGGTACAGTGCATGCAGAGTCTGAAGGCTCTCTTCTTGTCAAACTCAGACCAGAGCTCGAAGAAACGTTAAGGTCAGGTCTCTAG